agcagcaggaagcgCTGGCTCTGGTCCCAGCGCCGCAGCAGCGCGATGGCCGCGCCCGCCGGCACCGCCCGcgcctcccccagcagcagcgaGCGCTCGTGGGCGCGCAGCGAGGCCAGGGCcgtgcacagctccagctcggggggctgcgggggacGGGGGGGGTTAGTGGGGCCGGGAGACCCCCAAGGGCAGCGCCGAGGGGAGGAGGCGCTGGCCCTTTAAGGAGGCAATGAGTGGCGTTGCCCTTTTAAGAGCGCATTGCCCTTTTAAGAGCACATTGCCTTTTTAAGAATGCATTGCCCTTTTAAGAGTGTATTGCCCTTTTAAGTGTCCCACCCAACAAGGATGCATTGCCCTTTTAATGTGGCATTGCCCTTTTAAAGGTGTCCCACCCACACAAGGCTGCATTGCCCTTTTAAGGATACATTGCCCCTTTAAGACTGTGTTGCCCTTTTAAGGATGCATTGCCCTTTTAAGAGTGTGTTGCCCTTTTAAGGACACATTGCCCCTTTAAGACTGTGTTGCCCTTTTAAGGACACATTGCCCTTTTAAAAACGCTCCATGCTGTCACTTTGTGGGCCCCACACGGAGGCTCCGCCCACCCGTGGGTGTGGCCAAGACCCCCCCACCCATTAAAAAGCCATAAATGGAATTTAAGACCCCACCCCCACAGGAGTGAATTTAAGCCACGCCCCTTATGCAAACTACATCCACAGCAAGCCCCCGCCCACACCCATGCCAATCACACCCCAAGCCCCGCCCACCTCGGAGCCGTTCCCGCCTTTTTTCGGTTCCTCGATGATTTCCCACGGCAATCGGCGGCAGCTGCGGCAAAAAACGGGGAAATTGGGGCAAAACCCAGGGAAATTGGGGTAAAACCCAGCAAAATTGGGGCAAAAACTGGTGAAATTAGGGCAAAACCCCatgaaattggggaaaaaaatgctgaagcTCAGGGAAAACCCAGTGAAATTTGGGgcacaaaaccagcaaaattgGGGCAAAACCCAGTGAAATTGGGCAAGAAAGAGAAATTTGTGGCTAAAAATGGTGGGGTTGGGGCACAAAACAGTGAAATTTGGGCACAAAAGtggtgaaatttggggaaaaaatgggtgAGGTTTGAGTCAGGGGCTCCTCCCAACCCCTCCCCCGCacccctaaaatccccaaatcctttcccaaaatccccacagcACCCAGAGCTCCCCTCCagtcccccaaaccccaaattcctgaaATTCACCCAAAATATCCCACCTGCAGCCCCCCAAATTCCTGAATTCCTCCAAAAATCCCACTTACAGTTCCTTAAATTCCTAACATTCCCCCAAATCCGACCTgcacccccccaaaaccccataagTTCctgaaatttccccaaaaatcccaaactg
The Passer domesticus isolate bPasDom1 chromosome 37, bPasDom1.hap1, whole genome shotgun sequence genome window above contains:
- the LOC135288942 gene encoding amino acid transporter heavy chain SLC3A2-like — encoded protein: MGFCPNFTSFCPNFAGFYPNFPGFCPNFPVFCRSCRRLPWEIIEEPKKGGNGSEPPELELCTALASLRAHERSLLLGEARAVPAGAAIALLRRWDQSQRFLLLLNPHGDALRPFSGSADPRDPPLPAAATLRFSTGPGQRGEQQLQLQQLSLEPRQGLLLGFPYSPE